In Rhizobium glycinendophyticum, the DNA window AAGAGTTTGGGCGCGCCACGGTGCTCGTCAATGCGCTGCAGGAACCCCGCGTTCAGTTCGAACTGCAGCAGATTGACCATCCTGCCGGACGTCCGCTCGTGCTCGTCGAACCCGCAATGCGCTCCACGGCGCCCGCCATTGCCGCCGCAGCAAGGGTCATGGTGGCCGAAGATCCCGACGCCGTTCTGCTGGTGGTGCCGAGCGACCACCGCATCGGTCGCTCAGACCGCCTGCAGGATGCCTATCGCGCCGCCCTGCCCTTCGTGCAGCAGGGTGGGATCGCTCTTTTCGGTATCCGGCCGACGGCACCCGAAACGGGCTTCGGCTATATCGAAGCCGAAGCCGACGGCGCAGGCGCCGTGCTGAAAGTGCTCAGCTTCGTCGAAAAGCCGCACTTCGACCTTGCCTCCCGCCTCGTCGCAGATGGCCGCCACACCTGGAACAGCGGTATATTCATGTTCCGCGCCGATACCATCCTTGCGGAATTGGCTGGTCACGCACCAGAGGTCCTCGCCGCAGTCGATGCCAGTATCGCCGAGGCAAGCCGCTCGGACAACAGCCTGCGCCTGTCGCAGACTTTTACCGCATCACCGGAAATTTCCATTGACCACGCTGTTATGGAGCATTCATCCCGGCTCGGCGTTCTCCCGGTCTCGCCGGAATGGAATGACCTCGGCTCCTTCGAAGCGCTCTGGGAAACTGGCCAGCGCAACGCGGAGGAAAATGTTCTTAAAGGCGACGTCCTGCTGCGCGACGTCCGCCGCAGCTACATCAGCGGTTCGCGCCGCCTGATCTCCGTTATCGGCCTCTCCAACATCGTCGTCGTCGATACGGACGATGTCCTGCTCGTCGCCTCGCGCGCACAGTCACAGGATGTGAAGTTTGTCGCCCAGCATCTGGCGAAGCTCGGCCATCCCGCCGCTGACAGCCACCTCCTTCGCCAGCAGTCCGGCGGAAGCCGCCGCCTGCTTGAAGAGGGACCGGGTTTCCGTGTCGAACGCATCGACATCCTGCCGGGCGCCATGCTGGACCTGGAACGGGAGGAAACACCGGCCTCGGTCAGCATCGTGATGTTGTCCGGCGAGGCTGTGCTCGGCGAGCCGGGTGCTGAAACAGTCCTGACACAGGGTTTTGGCCTTGATCTCCGAGCGCCCCAGAAACTCGTCCTGCGCAATCCCGGCGAGCAGACTGCAACCCTGATGCTGAGCGTCACGCGCGCCGTGGAAGAGGCAGGAAGCCTTGCCCAGCAAAGGAAGGTGGGCTGATGGCCACGCTCACCCTTTGCCCCGGCGGAACCCGCCTGTGCCTCCTCTTGCTCACGGGTTACCTGGCCTTTGCCGCACCAGCCTCCGCGTCCATCGAGAGTGAAGTGGACATGGCACGCACCATCGTAACCGAGGGTATTGTGAAGCTGGATTCCGAGCGAAACCCTCAGGCGCGTGTCCGCCTGCTGAACGAGGCGGTAGACGCAATCGGTGTTCTGGAGGGGCTGGGGCGCGATGATCCGGCTGATGCCGGAGCGAAGAAAGCCTTGGTGGACCTCGCTGCGCAGGCCATCCTCCCCGATGTCCTTCGCCTCAGCCTCGTCGAGGCCTTGGCAGCACTCATCGGCCCCGGCGATGCCGGCCTTCAGGCGGACCTAGACGCCAAAGCCGCAATGGAGGCCATCAGGGATCCGGCTTACCGCTCAGCAGGCTGGAGCGCGCTCGCCGCAGCCCATGTCCGCACCGAACAGGGGGAGGAGGCCGAACGTCTGGCGACACTCGCCATTGAGGACGCACGCGGCATCGACCGGGATGCGACACGCGACGGTGCCCTGCGGGCCGCAGTCTTGGTTTTTCCGCGTGGCAAGCTGCCTGAAGGCATTCTTGAGATAGCCACCAATTCCGTCGTCCTCGCCCGCACCCGTGCCGAACTATATCAGAGGGTCGCCCTCGATGCGCTGGCCGCGGAAGGCATGCTCAACCCGTCCAGAGATGCACTGACGCCGCTTATCGAAGCAGCGCTCACCGCCAAGAATGGCGCACGCGCCCTTGTGCTTACCCAGGCACTGGACCGCGATGAGGATGTCCGCGTCGAGTTCCTAGACAACATCCTGCGCCTGGCGCTCGACAAGCGCGACGATGCGCTCGCACTGCGCACGGCAAAATCCATGTCCCGTGACCGTGATCAGAACAAGGCGCTGCGCCAACTCATCGACGTCCGGATCGACCGCAGCAAGGCTTTGCGCGCTCGCGAAATCGTTCCCCTGCTTTTGACGGCCAAGGCGCGTGTCGATGCCGATATTGCGATCGCCAAGAATCTCCGCCGTCAGGGTTATGTCGAAGCCGGCCGCGAGATCCTGCTTCAGGATGTCGCCCTGAAACTCGATGACCCCAATGCCACGGCGAACCTCGTCGCGGCATTGGCGGCCTTCGCGGAATTCGGGCCAGCGCAAACCCTCGCCCGCGCGCTGCCGGAAGGCAACGAACGGTCCCTCGCCATGTCTCGCCTGGTCAAAGGTTTCGCTGATGACGACCGGCTGGACGACGCAAACGAACTGCTGGCGGAAATCTCGCGTCGGGAAGATCAGAGCTATGCCCGCTCTGCCATTGCCCGTGCCTTCGTCAAACGCGGCAACACGCAGGAGGCGACAGCAAGTCTCGTCAAGATCGACCCGGGGGCGGATCGAGATCGGGTTCTCGAGGCGCTCGCCGAGCATGCCGTCGAGAAGGGCGACATGGGCCTTGCTCGCGATTTTCTGGTCCAGGCCGCCGGTGACGAAACCCGCTGCCGCATCCTGATCGAGATCGCGCTCGCCACCCAGGGCAAGGCCTCCGCCCGGGAAATCCTGGAAGAAGCGGTTGCCCTCCTCGCCAACGGCAGGGACGTCGACGACAGCCGTGCGGAAATTGCCATCGCCTTCGCCCGAATTGGCGAGCTCGCCCGTGCTGACAGCCTGCTCGACGCCATCGGCGACCAAGGCGCCCGCAAAGAGGCCGAAAGCGAAATCGCCGATCTCCTGGTGAAGCAGGGCGCTTTGGAACCGGCAGAACGCCGGCTGCCCCGCCTGCCGGCCGATCTCGCGGCGACCCTGCGTGCGGATTTGGCCTATGCAAACTTCGAGAAAACCGGAGAGGTCGAGACCTTCGTCTCCAGCGTCGCCGGCCTCCCTTGGCAGGCCCGCGTCCCGGCCCTGCGCCGGATGGCTGAAGCCCGGGCAATAACGCTCGACGTCAAGGGATGGCTGAGCGATCCTCAGATCGATCCCTTGGCGGTGACCACGCCTGCTGCAGCGGGACAACCGGCCGATTTTGCCATCGGCCGCCATCAGATTGTCGCCCCGGCGCCCTCGACGAGGGCACTCCCCGGCATTCGGATGCCGAACATTTTCGAGCATGATGCAGCCATGCTGCGGAGCCGCGTCCCCGCCCCGGCCGGGGGCGTAGGCCATCTCGCAATTCTCGGCTTCAGTCCCTTCAGCCTGGAGGCTTTCAAGCTGAGCACCGGTGGCGAGGCTGCCATCCATCAGGTCCAGATCTCCCAGCAGATGACATGGCCGCGTTACATCGCCGTCGAAAAGGGTGTCGTGACACTCGGCACTCTCCTGCGCGACCTCCCGGAAACCACCGCGCGCCGCCTTCTGTCCGTTGAGGGCGACACCCTTCTGGTCCGCGTTCCCATCATCGTACTGCCCGGTGCAACGCTGCTGATGTCAGGCGCGGAATTCAGCCAGTACAAGCTCGGCGCCCAATCCGGCACCTTCATCGCCGTTGCCGGACGCCTCGTCGTCCAGGATGCCGAAATCATCGGCTATGACGAGATTGCCGCCCGCCCGGCCGTTGCAACCGACAAGACACGGGCGAATTTCCGTCCATTCATCACCGCCTGGGGCGGCAGCGACATCCAGATCGCCGGCAGTCGCCTCGCCATGTTGGGCTACGACAGCAGCAAGGCCTTCGGCCTTACCCAGTCCAGCGGCGCCGCCGTGCAGTCGCTCTATGCCTTCGACGACAATCGCCCTACGGGCAACATCGTCGACAACAGCTTCGAGAACCTGCGCTATGGCTATTACAGCTACGAGGTCGATCATGTCCGCGTCATCGGCAACGAATATCGCGACAACATCATATACGGCATCGACCCGCATGACCGGTCGCGTCACCTGCTGATTGCGCTCAACACCGCCTATGGCTCGCAGAAAAAGCACGGGATCATCGTCTCGCGCGAAGTCGACGACAGTTTCATCGTCGGCAATGTTTCCGTTCACAACAGAGGCTCGGGCATCATGCTCGACCGCACCAGTGTCCGCAACATCGTCTATGCCAACACGGCGGTCGCAAACGAGGGTGACGGCCTCACCTTCTACGAAAGCGGCTGCAACATCGCTGCGGCCAACGACCTCAGTCGCAACCGTCGCGCCGGCATCAAGATCCGCAACAGCGCCGATGTCGGCATTTACGACAATCGCGTAGAGGCCAACACGCAAAGCGGCGCCGACATTTATGTCGCCGACCTGCGTCAGTCGCCGGAAGGCAAGACCCGGAATTTCGAGCTCGACCCCTACCAGACACTGGTCACGGCCGTCATCAGCGGCAATGCCTTCTCCGAGAACGCAGACGCCATCAATGTTGCGGGCGCTGCCCAACTTCAGCTCGACGGCAACATGTATCGGCGCCAGCGCGACAACATCTTCGCTGGAGACCTGCGCCAACTATCCCCCTTCCTGCTGCGCCTGCGCGAGACATCGGCTCTCCTCACCGACAATAGCTGTGAGCCGGAAGAGCCAGTACAAAGCTGCAGGTTCGGCGAATGGCCGCATCCGCCGCGTAAGCGCAACATCTGCACCGGGATGATGCTGTCCCCGGCACCGGCCGCGATCGGCGAGGCGGCACGGGATGGCTAGGCTCTTTTCGCTCGTGATTGCGGCCTGCCTTTTGCTGGGCCTTGCGCTTCCGGCGATGGCATCGGGCTGGGCAGGCCTCTTCGACGTCAAGAGCCGGGCCAACGCCCTTCAGACCGACGCCTACAGAGACATTCGCGCGCTGTGCCTCGCGATCGCCATCGATCCTGCCTGGGAGACGCTGAAACCGATCCGCAGGCTCGCAACTACCGAAGGTTACGGCTCCGACACCTCGGCTGAGGATTTCTCTTGGGCTGTGATGGTGCTCTCCGGTCGTGCTCTCGCCGGCGACGCCGGTGCTCGCAGCCGCCTGAGCGATCTGCTTGACCGCTGGGCAGCCGCCGCAGCCTTCACCGAAACGGAAGAGATCAACGATGCCTATTATGCGCTGAAGCGGCAATTGCTGCCGCTGAGCGTCGCCTATGCCATTCTCGAGCCCGGCATGGAGGCCGAACGGGAGGGCCGCCTGCGCGCCTGGATCGATGGCCTGGTCCGCAAGATCGACCACACCTTCGATGGGGACGTCGACCATAACAACCACCGGGTCTTGGCCGACAGTGTGCTTGCCGTCTGGGGCGCCCAGACCGGTAACAAAGCCATGATGGAAAAGGGTCTCGCCAGATACGAAACCGTTCTTGACGATGTCAGGCCGGATGGAACCCTGGCCCTGGAGGCAAGGCGGGGCGCTCGTGCCCTTTGGTATCAGCGCCAGACACTCTCAAGCCTGACCGTCATGGCCGAGACGGCACGCGGTCAGGGCTTTGATCTCTACGGCCGCACCTCGCCCGAAGGGCGCTCTTACGCCACCTTGCTCGGCGCGCTTCTCAACGGCATAGCCTCGCCGATCCTGGTCGCCGTCTATTCAGCCGAAAACCACATTCCCGGGCCTGAAAAAGACTTCCATCAGCTGGAACTCGGCTTCCTTGAGACCCGTGGTCACGGACGCCACTACATGGGCTGGGCCGAGGCGGCCATTCTTTCCGGTCACGGCCTCGCCTTCGATAGGCTGAAGGACCTCTTTTCGCGGCAGATCGTGGCACGACGGCCTCTGATTGATGAATTCATTGGTGGAAATTCGACATGTTTCTGGGGGCAGCCATGACAGGCCTTGCACAAATCTTCGCCGTTGGTCTCGCCATCCTCGGCCTGCTTCAGTCCGCAGTTGCCGCCGAGGAAACCGATTTCGCCGCTCGCTTCGCCGCGGAGCAAGCTTTGGTGGCGACGCTCTCCCACAGCACGATGCCCCAGGATCAGCGGCAACTGGGCGATCTCTATCGCGACGGCCTGATCTTCAGCGCCGACAACCCGATCCGCAAGGCCGATCGCAACGCTGCGATCGCCGCCTATCGCCGAGCGATGGAGCTCGGTGACAGCTCGCCCGCCGTCATCGTCTCTCTCGGGCGACTGCTGATGCGCGCCTCGGGCGGCCAAGGCTTTTCCGCGATAGAACCTGCGCTGCAGGCACTGGCACTCGAGGGCAACGGGGATGCGACTTATCTGCTCGCCATTGATGCGATGGAAAACCGCCACATGCCTCTGGAGCAGGCTATCCCGAGGCTTGAAGCGGCTGCAATGCTCGGAAGCGCCGGAGCCGTGAGGGACCTCGTCGCGGCCGGGGTCCCGGTGGGTGACACGCTTAAACAGGCGGTCCTCACCCGTCTCACCCAGCGTGCCGAAGAGGGGCAGGCCGCGGCCTCGCTTTCGCTGTTCCATTTTTACGCAGATGGTCTTCTGACCGATCGTGATCCGCATACGGCCATGAAATGGCTTAAACAGGCGGCTCAAAACGATCCGGTAGGAGCCGTCGAGCAACTGGCGGAACAGTATCTTCTGGGGCTCAATGTCGAGTCAGATCCGGTCCGCGCCGCCGATCTCTTCCGTCAGGCCGCCCGCGCTGGCGGGCGCAATGCGGCCCTGGCACTTGGTCGCGCGGCGATGACCGAGACGAACATGCCGGTATCAAACGCCGAAGCCCGGTGGTGGCTGCAGCGCGCGAGCGAAGCCAATGTGCGCACGGCCTCGGTCGAATTATCGAACCTGGACCTGAAGATTGCACTGGCCTTCAAGGGGGCGCCCGAGGAGCGCGAAAAGCTGATCATGGCAGCCCTCGAACCGATCGCCGACGATCCGGACGCCTTGGCCAATCTCGCCGATCACAACTGGCACTCGACCGACTCCGAGGTGATTGGCAAGGCTCTTCTGCCGCTGTTGGAAAAACAGGCCCTGAACGGTCGCAGCGTCGCTGCGCTCGCCTACAATGCCTGGCTTGAAGCGAATGGACGCCCCCTGCCCGACGCTATCGCCCGCGCCCTTATTGTAAGCCTGCGAAAAACCCCCTTCGTCAGCGTCGGGTTTTCCAATTTCACCATTGCCAGCCTGGCTCTGGATAGGCGGATGTCGGAAGCCGTTCTCAGTCGCAACGAAGCGATACGCCTGCTGTTCAAGGCAGCGGACGACAATGTCGGTCAAGCCATGCTGCGGCTCGGCCAGCTGTACCGCCAAGGCGATCAACTGGCACGCAGCGACAGCTTTGCGAAACGCTGGTTCATTCAGGCCAGTGAGCATGCCGTCGAACGCGCAGGCTGGGAATTGGCCGAAATGCAGGCCGCCTCGCGCGATCCCGGCGAACGGCAAGAAGCTGATCGTTTCTATCTCGGCGAGATCGATGCCGGAGATCCGCGCGGCGGTCTGGCCATGGTTCAGGCACACCTGCGCCAGGATAACTTGGACGGGATCACACTGGAACGGGCAAAATCCGCCATTCAGGCGCCGAATGACAGGATTGCTCTTGCATCCCTGCTCATTTCCAGCGGCATTCCCAGCCACCTCCAGCAAGCGGACACCCTTCTGTCCGGCCTCCGGGAAGATGAGCTGGAGCCCGCAGACCTCGTGGCTCTGGGGAGGTTGAAATCAGCTACGGCAGTTACGCCCGAACAGACGGCTGCGGCCATTTCGATGCTTGAAAAGGCGGCAGCGAGCGGTTCCCAGTATGCCCGCACCGCACTCGCGTCGAGTTACCTGTCATCTGTCATGCAGCGCGACAAGGTCCCGGCCGCCATCGCGATGCTGCAGCAAATTCTCGATGACAATCCGAAGGATCCCGAAGCCCGCCTCTTGCTTGCGCGCGCATACATGCTCGGCATCGGCGTCGAGCGTGATGCTCGCAAGGCGGCGTCGCTGGTCGGCGATGTGCGCAGAGAGAACGGCATGCGCATGCCGAAAGCCACATTGCTGGAGGCAGATTGGCTCGCCTTCTCCTCCGACGGTCGCAATCCCGCCAAAGCCGTAGCACTCCTCAATGCCCAGGCGGCCCGGGGTTCCTCAGCAGCCGAGCGCGCCCTCGGCGAATATTATCTCAATGGGTTCGGGCCGGCGATCCGGCCGGATGCCGCCGCCAGCCGCATGTATGCGGCTGCCCATTCCGGAGACAAGGAAGCAATGGCGGCCCTGGGCCACATGCTGTTGAACGGCTACGGACTCAGCCAGTCGCGCGAGGCGGGCCTTGGCTGGCTGGAGCGCGCGGCCAATGCCGGCAATACCGCCGCCATGTATGAGATCTCCCGCGTCTTTGCTCTGCGTCCCCAGGCAGAGAGCGATACACGTCAGGCCATTGCCTGGCTGCAAAAAGCGGCGGAACGCAATCATCCCAACGCCGCCTATCAGCTCGGCCTCGCATATCTGACCGGCGAATGGGTCGAGAAGGACGTGGAACAGGCCTCGATCTGGTTTGATCGTTCGGCACGGTCCGGAAATCTGCTCGCCGCCCGCACTCTGAAGGCGGTTCGTGACGGCGCGAAGGCCGAGGATGCCGCGATCGTCTCCGACACCGCAGACTGAAGAACGGGCACATGGCGGCCCGCAGGGGCTGCCTCGATGAAATGACTGCATGCAAGCAACGCGACTGGAGGACAGCATATGCAAGGATTTCGTATCCGCCGCTTCGGAATGGTGCTCGCAACCGCGGTCCTGGCGGCGGCCAGCCTTGGCGAGCGCAGCCATGCCGTATCCCAGGCCACAGAGGCCCTTTATCCGGCGGCGCCTCCGGCGCTCGATTACGGGCGCATCTGCCGCAAGCCCGATGTCCCGGCGCCGCTCGCCTTCGACTGGCGTGGCTGGACCGGCGGCCCGGTTCCCGTCTCTCAACAGCAGGTCTTTGCCGATGCCATCCGCTTCATCGACGGCGGCAGCGAAGTCACGCGCGATTTGCCGCTCGCACGGCGCATGCTGGAAATGCTAGTCTCCCAGGGCACGGGCCCTGCACTCGGGGCGCGGCGGCGATTGGCTCTGCTGCTGCTCGATGACCGGGCAGGGCCGCAAGATCGCAAACGCGCTGCGGACCTGCTCGTCGAAGCCACCGCGTCTCAGGAAACAGATGCCGCTCTGTCCCTCGGACGTTTGATTGCTGAGGGCGAGCTCCCCGGTCTTCCTTTGCCGGACGCGCCCCGTTACCTGGGGATCGCCGCGGGATTTGGCGAGCCGATGGCCGCCTTCGAACTCTCCGCACTTTATGCAAACGGCGCGCTGCCCGCACCGTTTGAAGAGGCCGCCGCACATTTCGCCAATCTCGGGACGATCAACCTGCAGACCGCGCTCGCTTCGGGCGACTGTGCCGTGGCGGCCGAATTTGGCCAGTTCCTTGTCGACAAAAACCTCCCGGACGGGGCCCAGCGCGCCGTAGCCTGGTTCGAGGTGGCAGCAAAGGCTGGCCACCGCAACGCCCTTGAAAAACTCGCCCGCGCCTACGCCACGGGGCGCGGCGTGGAAGCACAGCCCGAAGCTGCGCGCCGATATTGGTCCCGGGCGGTCGAAGCCGGATCGGTCGCCGGCCTTGCCGCCCTGGCCGAACAGGACCTCATCGCAGGTCTTGACACGCAGGACGTCCGCCACCGGCTTCAACTGGCCATGGCCAATGGCGATCCCAATGCCTTCCTGTTGGCCGCTCGCTTCTATCGCGGTGACTTCAACGCCAAGGCTGATTTCCGCGCGCTGCAGCAGGTCCTGGATCAAGCCACCGCGCGGTCGGATGTTTCGATCTTTACGCTGGACATTTTGGGGAATGCGATGCTGTCCGGTCAGGGCACCGCTCCCGATTTACAGAAAGCAAAGGCAATCTACGAGCGCATTCTGGCATACGGAACGGCCGACGCCGAAGCCATTTATGGTCGCTATTTGTTGAAATCGGGTGCAGGGATCGAGCAGGCCGTCACCCATCTCCAAAAGGCCGAGGCGACTGGTTCAGCGCTGGTCACGACCACGCTCGCCGACATCGCCGCCTGCCGGCAAGAAACCGGCTTCGACCAGCCGGCACTGCTGCGCAAGGCCGCCTCTGCAGGCAATCCACTCGCCCTGCGCAAACTGGCCCGCCTGTCCCTTGATGTTGGCAACAAGGCGCAGGCGGCCACACTGTTCGAAAAGGCGGCCAGTCTCGGCGACCGTATCGCCATGATCGAGCGAGCCGCCGCTATACTCCGCGAGGCTGAACAAGCCGGGAGGGAAGCCAAGGTCGCCGCGGAACTGATAGACGCAGCCGGCGCCCCTGGTGAGGGCATCATTGCCGGTCGTCTTGCGCTGTATCAGGCGCTTCGCAACGGTCGCCTCGGAGAAGATGCCGGGCGCAGCACTGCTCTCCTGCAGACACTCACCGCGAGCTTCGACCCGGCCGCCGATGTCGAGATCGTGCGCGATCGGCTGAAATCCGGCAGCATCACCTCAATCGATCCGGAAGCGCGCCAGCGGTTGGAACGCGCGGCGACTGCCGGCAATGCCGACGCCATGCTGATGCTCGCTCACCTGCTGGCTGCGGACAAGGCCACTGCCGCACAGGCAACCGAGTGGCTGATACGTGCAGCGGAACAAGGCAATTCCGAAGCTCTTTCCACCCTGCCGACGGATCGAGCAGTACTGACGCGCGTTACCGCCAGCCTCGAAAATGTCCTTCTCTGCGATGGCGACACGCTGGCGCAAAAGGCGCGGCTTTATCGACTGCTCGGCAACCAAGACGCTGCATCTGCCGCTCTGGCCACGGCAGAGCGAGTGGCCACGACCCGCTCGCCCCGCCAGATCTTTGCGCTCGCCCAGGCGGTCATGGCAATCACGCCGCAGGCAACGGACGATACGGAACGCGCCGCCCGTCTTCTTTTGAAGAGCGCCGAAGCCGGCTACGGAAAGGCGAGTCTGGCGCTCGCTCGACTTTACGACGGCGGCAAGCTCGGAGACCGGCACCTTGAGGCCATCGACTGGTATCGCCGCGCAGCCTTGGCGGACGAGCAGACCGCCGTCCCGGAGCTTGCTCGTCTTGCGAGTGGCGGCGCAGATGCGAATGCCCTCCAAGCCTTGAAATCTGTAGCCATAGCCGGCAACGTCACGGCCTTGCGCAGCCTGGGCATGTTGCTGGCCACCCGCACCGGGGCCGACCGCGACGAAGGCATCCACTTGCTTGAAGAAGCCGCCGCCCGGAAGGATGTCGCGGCGATGAAGATCCTCGCCCGCTTCCATGCGTCGGGCCTGGATGGACAGGTTTCGGCAGCCAAGAGCACCCAGTGGACCCGTATGGCCGCGGAAGAAGGCGATGCGGAAGCCATGTTCCAATACGCTCTCGCCCTCGACCTCGGGTTCGGCGTCGAATCCGATGCGAAATCCGCAAAAACCTGGCACCAGAAGGCACTTGAAAATGGTTTTGTTCAGTAAGTTTCAGGCTGTGTTCGCGCTGCTGTCGCAGCCCATTCGTCGCACCGGCTCGCGTCTGACACGCATAGGTCTGGTGCTCGGCCTCGGTTTCTCCGTTGCACTGGGCGCTCCCGTGGCGAGTGTTAGTTTTGCGGCCGGTGCCGAGACCTTGCTGCGTAACAACCTGCCGGCGGCCCTGCGCGGCAACCGTGTCGCGGTGCGGGAAGTTGCCCGCGCCATCATCCGCATCGGGCCGCGCTCGTTCAAGTCCGCGGCTCAGATTCGGCCGCTCTTGCGCAGCGAGGCCTTGCGCGGGTCGAGCGCTGCGGCCAACGCCTATGGGATCCTGCTCC includes these proteins:
- a CDS encoding tetratricopeptide repeat protein; the encoded protein is MQGFRIRRFGMVLATAVLAAASLGERSHAVSQATEALYPAAPPALDYGRICRKPDVPAPLAFDWRGWTGGPVPVSQQQVFADAIRFIDGGSEVTRDLPLARRMLEMLVSQGTGPALGARRRLALLLLDDRAGPQDRKRAADLLVEATASQETDAALSLGRLIAEGELPGLPLPDAPRYLGIAAGFGEPMAAFELSALYANGALPAPFEEAAAHFANLGTINLQTALASGDCAVAAEFGQFLVDKNLPDGAQRAVAWFEVAAKAGHRNALEKLARAYATGRGVEAQPEAARRYWSRAVEAGSVAGLAALAEQDLIAGLDTQDVRHRLQLAMANGDPNAFLLAARFYRGDFNAKADFRALQQVLDQATARSDVSIFTLDILGNAMLSGQGTAPDLQKAKAIYERILAYGTADAEAIYGRYLLKSGAGIEQAVTHLQKAEATGSALVTTTLADIAACRQETGFDQPALLRKAASAGNPLALRKLARLSLDVGNKAQAATLFEKAASLGDRIAMIERAAAILREAEQAGREAKVAAELIDAAGAPGEGIIAGRLALYQALRNGRLGEDAGRSTALLQTLTASFDPAADVEIVRDRLKSGSITSIDPEARQRLERAATAGNADAMLMLAHLLAADKATAAQATEWLIRAAEQGNSEALSTLPTDRAVLTRVTASLENVLLCDGDTLAQKARLYRLLGNQDAASAALATAERVATTRSPRQIFALAQAVMAITPQATDDTERAARLLLKSAEAGYGKASLALARLYDGGKLGDRHLEAIDWYRRAALADEQTAVPELARLASGGADANALQALKSVAIAGNVTALRSLGMLLATRTGADRDEGIHLLEEAAARKDVAAMKILARFHASGLDGQVSAAKSTQWTRMAAEEGDAEAMFQYALALDLGFGVESDAKSAKTWHQKALENGFVQ